A genome region from Myroides fluvii includes the following:
- a CDS encoding single-stranded DNA-binding protein yields the protein MSSLRNRVQLIGRAGQDAEIIIFGTEKKRATFSIAINEFYFNDKGEKIENVQWHNVVAWGKLADIAEKYVLKGKEVAIEGKLVNRSYEDKERNKKYITEIVVSELLF from the coding sequence ATGAGTTCACTACGAAACCGCGTTCAATTAATAGGACGAGCAGGACAAGATGCAGAAATTATCATTTTTGGTACGGAGAAAAAACGAGCTACTTTTTCAATAGCAATCAATGAATTTTACTTTAACGACAAAGGCGAAAAAATTGAAAATGTGCAATGGCACAACGTCGTCGCCTGGGGCAAATTAGCGGATATTGCTGAAAAGTATGTGTTAAAAGGAAAAGAAGTAGCGATTGAAGGAAAACTCGTGAATCGTTCGTATGAAGACAAGGAGCGAAACAAAAAGTATATCACAGAAATTGTCGTTTCTGAGTTGCTTTTCTAG
- a CDS encoding GNAT family N-acetyltransferase yields MDTTINKIELRNLQLDDYLELKNSMLESYTGMEDPYWDKSEIENLLSIFPEGQLVVLVDDIVVGSALSIIIDEKKAMAAHNYDQITGYSSFSTHNPKGNVLYGIDVFIHPKYRGLRLGRRLYDARKELCEQLNLKSIVFAGRIPKYAKYASELTPKQYLEKVRAKEINDPVMSFQMSNDFHMVRLMRNYLDGDKESKDYAVLLEWNNIYYEKEVQLINTKKSVVRLGLIQWQMRPFNDLEEFFDQAEFFINAVSDYESDFAMFPELFTAPLMAAYNHLSEADSIRELARYTTPIRKRFQEFAISYNINIISGSMPYIIDGTLYNVGFLCKRDGTYEMYSKIHITPNEVHYWGMQGGSAIQTFDTDCGKIGIIVCYDVEFPELPRLLAEEGMEILFVPFLTDTQNGYTRVRNCAAARAIENECYVAIAGCVGNLPKVNNMDIQFAQAAVFTPSDFAFPTNGVKAEATPNTEMTLIVDVNLDLLKELHEHGSVRIMKDRRLDLYNLQKKE; encoded by the coding sequence ATGGATACGACAATTAACAAGATTGAACTTCGCAACCTCCAACTTGACGATTACTTGGAGCTTAAAAATTCAATGCTTGAATCTTATACGGGGATGGAAGATCCTTATTGGGATAAAAGTGAAATAGAGAACTTACTGAGTATTTTCCCAGAGGGACAGTTAGTCGTTCTGGTGGATGACATTGTTGTAGGATCAGCACTTTCTATTATCATTGATGAGAAAAAAGCCATGGCTGCCCATAATTACGATCAAATTACGGGTTATTCCTCTTTTAGTACCCACAACCCTAAAGGAAATGTACTGTATGGAATTGACGTTTTTATTCACCCCAAATACAGGGGATTGCGTTTAGGTCGTCGATTATACGATGCGCGTAAAGAGTTATGTGAGCAACTGAATTTAAAATCCATTGTATTTGCAGGAAGAATTCCAAAGTACGCCAAATATGCGAGTGAACTAACCCCAAAACAGTATTTAGAAAAAGTTAGAGCCAAAGAAATTAACGACCCTGTGATGTCCTTTCAAATGTCGAATGACTTCCACATGGTACGCTTGATGCGCAATTATTTGGATGGAGATAAAGAATCGAAAGATTACGCTGTTTTATTGGAATGGAACAACATTTACTACGAAAAAGAAGTACAGTTAATCAACACCAAAAAAAGTGTGGTTCGCCTAGGGTTAATCCAATGGCAAATGCGTCCGTTTAACGATTTGGAAGAATTCTTTGATCAAGCTGAATTCTTTATTAACGCAGTTTCAGATTATGAAAGTGATTTTGCGATGTTTCCTGAGCTATTTACAGCACCTTTAATGGCCGCATACAATCACTTATCCGAAGCAGACTCTATTCGAGAACTAGCCCGCTATACCACCCCCATTCGCAAGCGATTCCAAGAATTTGCTATTTCGTACAACATCAATATTATCTCAGGGAGTATGCCTTATATCATTGACGGTACTCTATACAATGTTGGCTTCCTTTGTAAACGCGATGGTACCTACGAAATGTATTCCAAAATACACATTACACCAAATGAAGTACACTATTGGGGGATGCAAGGAGGTTCTGCTATTCAAACTTTTGATACAGATTGTGGAAAAATCGGTATTATCGTTTGTTATGATGTGGAATTTCCAGAACTACCGCGCTTACTTGCAGAAGAAGGTATGGAAATTTTATTCGTGCCGTTCTTAACGGATACACAAAACGGATATACCCGCGTACGCAACTGTGCTGCCGCGCGTGCCATTGAAAACGAATGTTATGTAGCTATCGCAGGATGTGTAGGAAACTTACCGAAGGTAAACAACATGGATATTCAGTTTGCTCAAGCAGCTGTTTTTACGCCTTCTGACTTTGCCTTCCCAACAAATGGGGTTAAGGCAGAGGCAACACCCAATACGGAAATGACCTTGATTGTCGATGTTAATCTCGATTTATTAAAGGAATTACACGAACACGGAAGCGTTCGTATTATGAAAGATCGTCGTTTAGACCTATACAACCTACAAAAAAAAGAATAA
- a CDS encoding methylated-DNA--[protein]-cysteine S-methyltransferase encodes MEESLNYTRIAEAIEYIQANFKRQPRLEEVASALHLSSAHFQRLFTAWAGTSPKKFLQFTSLEYAKWLLKEQQATLFDTTFETGLSSTSRLHDLFITLEGMTPAEYQNEGRQLTINYSFASSFFGTILIASTAKGICHLAFVTEEVIAVQELRAKFPQASFQAQTDHLQLQALQIFQHTQPDLNQIKLHLKGTEFQLKVWQSLLTIPMGELTTYGAIAQAINNPKASRAVGTAIGSNPVAFLIPCHRVIQSSGIFGNYMWGATRKTAIIGWEGAQVYGEKEFSKDHADGLI; translated from the coding sequence ATGGAAGAATCATTAAACTATACGCGTATAGCAGAAGCAATTGAGTATATCCAAGCGAACTTTAAGCGACAACCTCGTCTAGAGGAAGTTGCAAGTGCCTTGCATTTAAGTTCTGCGCATTTTCAACGCTTATTTACAGCTTGGGCCGGAACGAGTCCGAAGAAATTTTTACAATTTACAAGTTTAGAATACGCCAAATGGCTGTTAAAAGAACAACAAGCAACTTTATTTGATACCACCTTCGAAACCGGTTTATCAAGTACGAGTCGTTTGCATGATTTGTTTATTACTCTAGAAGGAATGACACCTGCGGAGTATCAAAATGAGGGGCGGCAATTAACTATAAACTACAGCTTCGCCTCTAGTTTTTTTGGCACTATTTTGATTGCCTCAACGGCAAAAGGAATTTGTCATCTTGCCTTTGTCACAGAAGAAGTGATAGCCGTACAAGAGCTAAGAGCTAAATTTCCTCAAGCAAGCTTTCAGGCACAAACCGATCACTTACAGCTGCAAGCCTTACAAATCTTTCAACACACCCAACCCGATTTGAATCAAATCAAATTACATTTGAAAGGAACAGAATTCCAACTTAAAGTTTGGCAGAGCTTATTGACTATCCCCATGGGTGAATTGACCACGTATGGAGCAATTGCACAAGCCATAAACAATCCCAAAGCATCAAGAGCAGTAGGCACGGCTATTGGAAGCAATCCCGTTGCCTTCTTAATTCCTTGTCATCGCGTTATTCAATCCTCAGGGATCTTTGGGAATTACATGTGGGGAGCTACGCGCAAAACGGCTATAATTGGCTGGGAAGGTGCACAAGTATATGGAGAAAAAGAATTTAGTAAAGACCATGCCGATGGACTTATTTAG
- a CDS encoding alpha-ketoglutarate-dependent dioxygenase AlkB family protein, translating to MDLFSISNDSLHNHLPYQGTVHFYGYILTAEEAVFYLNHLLNKIEWKHDEAIIFGKKIITKRKVAWYGSQPFPYTYSKVTKLALPWTPELLELKTRIEKETGETYNSCLLNLYHDGSEGMAWHSDGEKDLKKHGAIASLSLGATRKFLFKHKSTQEKVEFTLASGHLLVMKDETQTFWLHRLPPTKTVHHPRINLTFRTIDK from the coding sequence ATGGACTTATTTAGTATTTCCAATGATTCCTTACACAATCACCTCCCTTATCAAGGAACGGTTCATTTTTATGGCTATATCTTAACGGCTGAAGAAGCTGTTTTTTACCTAAATCATCTCCTCAACAAGATTGAATGGAAGCATGACGAAGCGATTATCTTTGGAAAAAAAATCATCACCAAGCGCAAAGTAGCCTGGTATGGTTCACAGCCATTTCCATATACCTATTCTAAGGTGACCAAACTCGCTTTACCGTGGACGCCAGAATTGTTGGAATTAAAAACGCGTATTGAAAAAGAAACAGGAGAAACTTATAATTCTTGTTTGCTCAATTTATATCACGATGGCAGTGAAGGTATGGCTTGGCATAGCGATGGTGAAAAAGATTTAAAAAAACATGGCGCAATTGCCTCTTTAAGCCTAGGTGCTACACGAAAATTTCTATTCAAACACAAATCTACCCAAGAGAAAGTAGAATTTACCTTAGCTAGTGGGCATCTACTTGTTATGAAAGACGAGACTCAAACCTTTTGGTTGCATCGGTTACCTCCAACTAAAACCGTTCACCATCCAAGAATTAATTTAACGTTCCGTACCATTGATAAATAA
- a CDS encoding MBL fold metallo-hydrolase produces MKIEQIYTGCIAHAAYYLSSQGEAAIFDPLRDVQPYINRATQDHAAIKYVFETHFHADFVSGHLDLMQKTGASIVFGPTASPNYEAIIATDNQIFEVGGVKIQVLHTPGHTMESCTYLIFDEAGEPHAIITGDTLFIGDVGRPDLVQLVKSELTQEKLARHLYQSLRHKIMPLPDHLIVYPNHGAGSACGKNMSKETTDTLGNQKKTNYALRADMSEDEFVEALLTGLATPPQYFPKNVLLNIGGYEQLDEVLDRAYKPLSLAMFDEMQATNEILVLDTRSPQDFAKGFIPTSINIGLNGPFAVWVGELIKNIQQPLVLITEPGKEEESMIRLSRVGYDHTVGFLEGGIETWKNANRNLQVIPRLEAHQFEAYVQSEKPIVLDVRKESEYQAEHLVDSVFVSLNTLEEKIHTLDKEKTQVIYCAGGYRSMIAASILRAQGFLKVVDVVGGFQAIAPITTFEKTAFVCPTSLL; encoded by the coding sequence ATGAAAATCGAACAAATTTATACTGGGTGTATTGCACATGCAGCTTATTATCTATCAAGTCAAGGTGAAGCCGCTATTTTTGATCCTTTACGCGATGTGCAACCGTATATTAATCGAGCAACACAAGACCATGCAGCTATCAAGTATGTCTTTGAGACGCATTTTCACGCTGATTTTGTCAGTGGACATTTGGATTTAATGCAAAAAACAGGCGCATCTATTGTATTTGGGCCTACCGCATCTCCGAATTATGAGGCAATTATCGCAACAGATAATCAAATCTTTGAAGTAGGGGGAGTTAAAATACAAGTATTACACACACCAGGACATACGATGGAGAGTTGTACTTATTTGATTTTTGATGAAGCAGGAGAGCCTCATGCCATCATTACAGGAGATACGTTGTTTATAGGTGATGTTGGTCGACCAGATTTAGTACAGTTGGTGAAGTCAGAATTAACACAAGAGAAACTAGCAAGACATTTGTATCAGTCGCTACGCCATAAAATTATGCCGTTACCCGATCATTTGATTGTCTATCCAAATCACGGGGCAGGAAGCGCATGTGGTAAAAATATGAGTAAGGAAACAACAGACACGTTGGGCAATCAGAAAAAAACCAATTATGCACTCCGTGCTGATATGTCGGAAGATGAATTTGTCGAAGCGTTATTAACGGGTTTAGCAACACCTCCTCAGTATTTTCCGAAAAATGTCTTGCTCAATATAGGGGGATATGAACAACTCGATGAAGTACTCGATCGCGCATACAAACCATTATCGCTAGCCATGTTTGATGAAATGCAGGCGACGAATGAAATTCTGGTACTCGATACGCGTTCGCCCCAAGATTTTGCCAAAGGATTTATTCCAACGAGCATTAACATTGGTTTGAATGGTCCTTTCGCAGTATGGGTAGGTGAGCTGATTAAGAATATCCAACAACCTTTAGTTTTAATTACGGAACCTGGAAAAGAAGAAGAAAGTATGATTCGCTTATCACGCGTTGGTTATGATCACACTGTTGGTTTTTTAGAAGGGGGAATAGAGACATGGAAGAACGCAAATAGAAACTTACAGGTGATTCCGCGTTTAGAAGCACATCAATTTGAAGCCTATGTTCAAAGCGAAAAGCCGATTGTCTTAGATGTGAGGAAAGAAAGTGAATACCAAGCGGAGCATTTAGTTGATTCGGTTTTTGTTTCTTTGAACACACTAGAAGAAAAAATACACACGTTAGATAAAGAAAAAACACAAGTTATCTATTGTGCTGGTGGTTATCGCAGTATGATTGCTGCTTCTATACTACGAGCGCAAGGGTTTTTAAAAGTAGTAGATGTAGTAGGTGGTTTTCAGGCTATAGCCCCAATAACGACCTTTGAAAAAACAGCTTTTGTTTGTCCTACATCTTTGCTATAA
- the acnA gene encoding aconitate hydratase AcnA, whose amino-acid sequence MKNYKIASLKKLEEQGKNMHRLPFSIRILLENVLRNHDGFAITDEHIDTLVNWQPQPTDKDIPFKPARVLMQDFTGVPGVVDLASLRAEYVRQGKNGEKITPAIPVDLVIDHSVQVDYFGTDYAYKENVTKEYERNAERYELLKWAQQELKGFTVVPPGMGICHQVNLEYLAQGVINRDGWLFPDTLVGTDSHTPMVNGIGVIAWGVGGIEAEAAMLGQPIYFTCPEVVGLKLTGKIPEGATATDMVLSITKVLRNQGVVGKFVEVYGDALDYLSVTDRATISNMSPEFGCTVTYFPIDNQTLHYMRQTNRDEDHIQLVEEYCKENLLWRTGKEDITYSSVVELDLSTLEPTVSGPKRPQDKILVRDLDKTFSALLEEEYNRTYVSVKDRRESAWLSEGGSGSEYIFKQNGTPASQSTEVVKEDMRAVRIKQKNKEYVISDGSIVLAAITSCTNTSNPEVMIGAGLVARKAIQRGLRTKSWVKTSLAPGSKVVTHYLNRSGLSEDLEALRFHTVGYGCTSCIGNSGPLPAPIAEAVTQGDLVVASVLSGNRNFEARVHSQVKMNFLMSPMLVVAYALVGRVDINLMTDPLDYDPNGEPVYLRDIWPTHEEIRAVINDSLKREDFKAVYDQIFEGEENWKNLHAPKGASFEWNPTSTYIRHAPFFENLPEEPKPLADISDARVLLYLGDSVTTDHISPAGSFNEESAAGKYLLSQGVKPEDFNSYGSRRGNHEVMMRGTFANVRIKNKVAQREGGYSTYLPTNESLTVYDTAMKYKETETPLIVLAGKEYGSGSSRDWAAKGAYLLGIKAVIAESFERIHRSNLIGMGIAPLQFLPNQSAASLGLTGKETYAITGLAENLTPHKIVEVTATNEANQLIKFQALARFDSLIEIEYYKNDGILQYVLRDFLKQ is encoded by the coding sequence ATGAAAAACTACAAAATAGCCTCGCTTAAAAAGCTAGAAGAGCAAGGTAAAAACATGCATCGTCTGCCTTTTTCAATTCGAATTTTATTGGAAAACGTTTTGCGCAATCACGATGGTTTTGCCATTACCGATGAACATATTGACACCTTAGTCAATTGGCAACCTCAACCCACCGACAAAGACATTCCCTTTAAACCCGCTCGTGTCTTGATGCAAGATTTTACGGGTGTTCCTGGTGTGGTGGATTTAGCATCTTTACGCGCTGAGTATGTACGTCAAGGCAAAAATGGAGAAAAAATTACCCCGGCAATTCCTGTTGACTTAGTTATTGACCACTCGGTGCAAGTAGATTATTTTGGAACAGATTACGCCTATAAAGAAAACGTTACGAAAGAGTATGAACGCAACGCAGAACGCTACGAACTACTTAAATGGGCACAACAAGAATTAAAAGGCTTTACGGTTGTTCCTCCGGGAATGGGTATTTGTCACCAAGTAAACTTAGAATATCTCGCACAAGGGGTTATCAATCGCGATGGTTGGTTGTTTCCAGACACTTTAGTGGGGACTGATTCACATACGCCAATGGTCAATGGAATTGGAGTAATCGCATGGGGAGTTGGAGGAATTGAGGCGGAAGCCGCTATGCTAGGTCAACCGATTTACTTTACATGTCCAGAAGTAGTGGGTTTAAAACTAACAGGGAAAATTCCAGAGGGCGCAACTGCAACTGACATGGTTTTATCGATCACAAAAGTATTGAGAAACCAAGGAGTCGTTGGAAAATTTGTTGAGGTCTATGGTGATGCACTAGATTACCTATCTGTAACAGACCGCGCGACCATCTCTAATATGTCTCCAGAGTTTGGATGTACAGTAACCTACTTCCCAATAGACAACCAGACCTTACACTATATGCGTCAAACGAACCGAGACGAAGATCACATTCAATTGGTTGAAGAATACTGCAAAGAAAATCTTTTATGGCGTACAGGTAAAGAGGACATCACATATTCGAGTGTAGTGGAATTGGATTTAAGTACGTTAGAACCTACTGTTTCAGGACCAAAACGCCCTCAAGACAAAATTCTAGTACGCGATTTAGACAAAACCTTCTCTGCTTTATTAGAGGAAGAATACAATCGCACCTATGTATCGGTAAAAGATAGACGTGAATCCGCTTGGTTATCTGAAGGAGGGTCCGGATCGGAATATATCTTCAAACAAAACGGCACTCCAGCAAGTCAATCCACAGAAGTAGTAAAAGAAGACATGCGTGCGGTTCGCATCAAACAGAAAAACAAAGAGTATGTAATAAGTGACGGTAGCATTGTTCTTGCTGCAATTACCAGCTGTACGAATACGTCAAATCCAGAAGTAATGATTGGCGCAGGGCTAGTAGCGCGAAAAGCGATACAACGCGGACTCCGCACAAAATCATGGGTTAAAACGAGTTTGGCACCAGGTTCTAAAGTGGTGACTCATTATTTAAATCGCTCCGGATTATCGGAAGATTTAGAAGCGTTGCGTTTCCATACTGTAGGCTATGGCTGTACCTCTTGTATTGGAAACAGTGGCCCACTACCTGCTCCAATTGCAGAAGCAGTTACTCAGGGTGATTTAGTTGTGGCCTCCGTACTATCAGGAAATAGAAACTTCGAAGCAAGAGTGCATTCACAAGTTAAAATGAACTTTTTAATGTCGCCTATGCTTGTTGTTGCCTATGCGTTAGTTGGACGTGTAGACATTAACTTAATGACTGATCCGCTGGATTATGATCCAAATGGAGAACCCGTTTACTTAAGGGATATTTGGCCTACACATGAAGAAATTAGAGCTGTCATTAACGACTCACTAAAACGAGAAGATTTCAAAGCCGTTTACGATCAAATATTCGAAGGAGAAGAAAACTGGAAAAACCTTCACGCTCCTAAAGGAGCGAGTTTTGAATGGAATCCTACATCTACCTATATTCGCCATGCACCATTTTTTGAAAACCTGCCAGAAGAGCCAAAGCCACTAGCGGATATCAGTGATGCACGCGTCTTACTGTATTTAGGAGATTCTGTAACTACAGACCATATTTCACCTGCAGGTTCCTTCAATGAAGAGTCAGCAGCAGGAAAGTATCTATTATCTCAAGGGGTTAAACCTGAAGACTTCAATTCATACGGATCTAGACGTGGAAATCACGAGGTGATGATGCGAGGTACCTTTGCCAATGTTCGCATTAAAAATAAAGTGGCACAACGTGAAGGGGGATATAGTACGTATTTACCAACAAACGAGTCCCTAACTGTGTATGATACTGCAATGAAGTACAAAGAAACGGAAACACCGTTAATCGTACTAGCAGGGAAAGAATACGGAAGTGGTTCTTCACGTGATTGGGCTGCCAAAGGAGCCTATTTATTGGGAATCAAAGCGGTTATTGCAGAAAGTTTTGAGCGCATCCACCGCAGTAACTTAATCGGAATGGGAATTGCTCCTCTTCAGTTCTTACCAAATCAATCGGCAGCAAGTTTAGGGTTGACAGGAAAAGAAACGTATGCAATTACAGGATTAGCAGAAAACCTCACCCCGCATAAGATAGTAGAAGTAACAGCAACGAATGAAGCAAATCAACTGATTAAATTTCAGGCATTAGCACGATTTGATTCACTTATTGAAATTGAATATTATAAAAATGATGGAATTCTTCAATACGTATTGAGAGATTTCTTAAAACAATAA
- a CDS encoding response regulator: MKRILLVDDHPLILEGYRMALSSHGEFAQGWIFEKAFDCTDAKQKIDQAIAEQQTYEFALVDFSLPQGENSTWENGGDIIRYMKKVMPTCKTITITGHTEILTIYDIVKNIRPTCIIGKNEITPQVLIDLVHTVLEGHDYQSPLVKQCLEEMISKEVMYDDYNRAILLLLAKGHKLIDLEHYVPLSAPTIKKRIAKMKAAFGSVDSATLVQEAIKRGFV, encoded by the coding sequence ATGAAGAGAATTTTGTTAGTTGATGATCATCCTTTGATTTTAGAAGGATATCGAATGGCTTTGTCGAGTCATGGTGAATTTGCCCAGGGGTGGATTTTTGAAAAAGCCTTTGATTGCACGGATGCTAAACAAAAAATAGATCAAGCAATCGCAGAACAACAAACCTATGAATTTGCGCTGGTTGATTTTTCTTTACCTCAAGGAGAAAATTCTACATGGGAAAACGGAGGGGATATTATTCGTTACATGAAAAAGGTAATGCCGACTTGTAAAACGATTACCATTACAGGGCATACAGAAATATTGACGATATACGATATCGTGAAAAACATCAGACCTACCTGCATTATTGGAAAAAATGAGATAACGCCTCAGGTATTGATTGATCTCGTTCATACTGTGTTAGAAGGGCATGATTATCAAAGTCCATTAGTCAAACAATGCTTAGAAGAGATGATTAGCAAAGAGGTCATGTATGACGATTACAATCGCGCCATCTTACTATTACTAGCGAAAGGACATAAGTTGATTGATTTAGAACATTATGTACCCTTGTCAGCACCAACGATAAAAAAGAGAATTGCCAAGATGAAAGCTGCTTTTGGATCAGTAGATTCAGCTACATTAGTACAAGAAGCAATCAAACGAGGATTTGTATAA
- a CDS encoding aspartate-semialdehyde dehydrogenase: MKVAVVGATGMVGEIMLKVLAERNFPVTELIPVASEKSVGNEIEFKGKKFVVQSMAEAVKMKPEIALFSAGGSISLEWAPKFAAVGTTVIDNSSAWRMDPKTKLVVPEINAFSLTKDDKIIANPNCSTIQLVMALAPLHEKYNVKRVVVSTYQSITGTGVKAVKQLENEYAGETGELAYPYPIHRNALPHCDVFEENGYTKEEMKLVNETKKILADDTVFVTATAVRIPVVGGHSEAVNVAFERDFSIEDVRRILHETPGIVVQDNTDTNTYPMPIYAQGKDDVFVGRIRRDETQPNTLNMWVVADNLRKGAATNTIQIAEYLVANGLI; encoded by the coding sequence ATGAAAGTAGCAGTAGTAGGCGCTACCGGAATGGTAGGAGAGATTATGCTAAAAGTATTAGCAGAACGCAATTTTCCAGTAACAGAATTAATACCGGTGGCTTCTGAGAAGTCCGTAGGAAATGAGATAGAGTTTAAGGGAAAGAAATTTGTAGTCCAATCAATGGCCGAAGCTGTAAAGATGAAACCAGAAATAGCATTGTTTTCAGCTGGGGGCTCTATTTCACTAGAATGGGCACCAAAATTTGCAGCGGTTGGTACAACGGTTATTGATAATTCATCAGCATGGCGAATGGATCCGAAGACGAAATTGGTGGTTCCTGAAATCAATGCTTTTAGCTTGACTAAAGATGATAAAATTATTGCGAATCCCAATTGTTCGACCATCCAATTGGTAATGGCATTGGCGCCATTACATGAAAAATACAACGTAAAACGCGTCGTAGTTTCTACCTATCAATCCATTACAGGAACTGGTGTGAAAGCAGTTAAACAATTGGAAAATGAATATGCGGGAGAAACAGGAGAACTAGCTTATCCTTATCCAATCCACCGCAATGCACTGCCTCATTGTGATGTTTTTGAGGAGAATGGTTATACCAAAGAAGAAATGAAGTTGGTAAATGAAACCAAGAAAATATTAGCAGATGATACAGTTTTTGTAACGGCAACTGCAGTGCGTATCCCCGTTGTTGGAGGACATAGTGAAGCAGTTAACGTGGCTTTTGAACGCGATTTTTCTATAGAAGATGTCCGTAGAATTTTACATGAAACTCCAGGTATCGTAGTCCAAGACAATACAGATACCAATACATATCCGATGCCTATCTATGCACAAGGTAAAGACGATGTTTTTGTTGGGCGTATTCGCCGTGATGAAACACAACCGAACACCCTGAATATGTGGGTTGTAGCGGATAATTTAAGAAAAGGAGCCGCAACGAATACGATTCAAATTGCAGAGTATTTAGTCGCAAACGGATTAATCTAA
- the recJ gene encoding single-stranded-DNA-specific exonuclease RecJ → MRWTLKEVKDQKSVHHLAQVLGIDIVLAQLLVDRGITTYEQAKRFFRPSLDELHDPYLMKDMDKAVRRIEEAIERKENILVFGDYDVDGTTAVALVYSYLQSYYPQVDRYIPDRYKEGYGVSYQGIDYAADNEVKLIIALDCGIKSVEHVEYAKQKGVDFVIGDHHLPGDVIPNAIAVLDPKRSDCSYPYDELCGCGVGFKLVQALAVNRNQTIEDLMPYLDLVVTAIGADIVPITGENRILAYFGLEVLNSNPRPGIKALLNIYKQSSYTVSDIVFKVAPKINAAGRIQHGNYAVDLLTHFSMREAEETAEMVIAFNEERKVLDQNITEEAKNQITENREINNKATVVFHESWHKGVIGIVASRLIETYYRPTVVFTASGDVLAASARSVKNFDLYAALEACSDELIQFGGHMYAAGMTCKKENYLNFKAKFEEVVASTIQERDLIPEVEIDAILNFDVLTPKFCRILKQFEPFGPENMSPVFLTKNVYDTGYARALGANQEHLKMYVRQRGHLDKGFSAIGFSFGKYLDDIKNRTFFDLVYSIEENEWKGEVSNQLQIRDMQLV, encoded by the coding sequence ATGCGGTGGACTTTAAAAGAGGTAAAAGATCAGAAAAGTGTTCATCATCTAGCTCAGGTATTGGGAATTGATATCGTCTTAGCTCAACTACTCGTTGATCGCGGTATCACAACCTATGAACAAGCTAAGCGTTTTTTTCGCCCTTCTTTAGACGAGTTGCACGATCCCTATTTGATGAAAGATATGGATAAGGCAGTCCGAAGAATAGAAGAGGCTATTGAGAGAAAAGAAAATATTTTAGTTTTTGGTGATTATGATGTGGATGGTACTACGGCTGTAGCTCTGGTATATTCTTATCTTCAATCGTACTATCCTCAGGTAGATCGGTATATTCCAGATCGTTATAAAGAGGGATATGGAGTGTCCTACCAAGGCATTGACTATGCTGCGGACAATGAAGTGAAATTGATTATTGCACTAGATTGTGGAATTAAATCCGTAGAGCATGTGGAATACGCGAAGCAAAAAGGAGTGGATTTTGTCATTGGTGATCATCACCTCCCTGGTGATGTAATACCCAATGCCATAGCCGTATTGGATCCTAAACGAAGCGACTGCAGTTATCCTTATGATGAACTCTGCGGTTGTGGTGTTGGGTTTAAACTCGTACAAGCATTAGCCGTAAACCGAAACCAAACAATAGAAGATTTAATGCCTTATCTCGATTTGGTCGTTACTGCTATCGGTGCGGATATTGTGCCGATTACAGGTGAAAATCGAATTCTAGCTTATTTTGGATTGGAGGTTTTAAACAGCAATCCAAGACCAGGTATAAAGGCGCTATTAAATATATATAAACAAAGTAGCTATACTGTTAGTGATATTGTATTTAAAGTAGCACCGAAAATTAATGCTGCCGGGCGAATACAACACGGAAATTACGCAGTAGATTTATTAACCCATTTCTCCATGCGCGAGGCGGAAGAAACGGCCGAAATGGTTATTGCCTTTAATGAAGAACGCAAGGTACTTGATCAAAATATTACGGAAGAAGCTAAAAATCAAATTACAGAAAATAGAGAGATTAACAACAAAGCAACCGTTGTGTTTCACGAATCTTGGCACAAAGGAGTAATTGGTATTGTGGCTTCTCGTTTAATCGAAACGTATTACCGACCAACGGTCGTATTTACAGCAAGTGGAGATGTATTAGCCGCGTCAGCGCGTTCAGTCAAAAATTTCGATTTATACGCTGCCTTAGAAGCCTGCTCAGATGAGCTGATTCAGTTTGGTGGACATATGTATGCCGCAGGAATGACCTGTAAGAAAGAGAACTACCTCAACTTTAAAGCAAAATTTGAAGAGGTAGTCGCTAGTACCATCCAAGAACGCGATTTAATTCCAGAAGTGGAAATTGATGCCATCTTAAACTTTGATGTGTTAACACCAAAGTTTTGCCGTATCTTGAAGCAGTTTGAACCATTTGGTCCTGAAAATATGAGCCCTGTATTCTTGACAAAAAATGTATATGACACCGGTTACGCAAGAGCACTGGGTGCAAATCAAGAACACTTGAAGATGTATGTCAGACAACGCGGACACCTGGACAAAGGGTTTAGTGCTATCGGCTTCTCTTTTGGAAAGTATTTAGACGATATTAAAAACCGAACTTTTTTCGATTTAGTGTATTCGATTGAAGAAAATGAATGGAAAGGTGAGGTAAGTAACCAGTTGCAAATTAGAGATATGCAATTGGTGTGA